CCGGCCCGAGGAGCCCATACCCGTTTGGCTCGCCGCGAACGCAGACCGGGCCGTCGAGCGGGCCGCCCGCCTCGCCGACGCGTGGCTGGTCAACCCCCACGCGACGGTCGGGGAGATCGCGGACCAGAAGGCGCAGTGGTACGACCCGATCCGCGAGGAGCGCGGGGAAAGTTCGGAAGTCCCGGTGATCCGCGAGGCGTTCGTCGCGCCGACCCATGAGGAAGCCGTCGGAATCGCCCGCGAGCACCTCGAAGAGAAGTACCGGCGGTACGTCTCGTGGGGACAGGACGAGGCGATGGAGGACGCGAACGACCTCCACCGGCCGTTCGAGGACCTCGCCGAGGACCGGTTCGTGCTCGGCACCCCGGCGGAGGTCTGTGCGGCGCTCGAACGCTACGAGGAGGACCTTGACGCGAGCCACGTCGTCGTGCGCTCGCACTGGCCCGGTCTCCCCTACGAGCGGGCCTGCGAGTCGATCGAACTGATGGGCGACGAGGTGCTCCCGAACGTCTAGGGGCCGGTCCGCACGAGGACATCGACGACCGAGATCCCATCACTACCGACGAGCACGGGATTCAGGTCGAGTTCGTCGATTTCCGGAGCGCTCGCGCCGACCGCGAGGTCGCCCACGCGGCTCACGAGTTCCGTGAGGGAATCGACATCGCCCGGCGGTCGGCCGCGATAGCCCGAGAGGAGATCGAAGAGCGGAGTTCTGGCGATCGCCTCGCGGACCTCGTCGGGATCCACCGGGGGAAGCAGCGTCACGCCCGCGCCGGGACCGAACAGTTCGACGAGTTCGCCGCCCGGTGCGACCGTCAGCACGGGGCCGAACCCCTCGTCACGTGAGACGCCCACCAGGACCTCGGTGGACGAGTCGAGGTTCGCCTGTTTTTGGACGAGCACGCCCTCGATCTCGGCCGCGTCGTCCGTGTACTCGCGGGCGTTTGTCACGACCTCCGTGTAGCGCTCGGCCGCGTTTTCGGGTGCGACGCCGACGGCGACCGCCCCCGCGTCGCTGCGGTGGGGGAGGTCGCGGGAATCGACCTTCAGGACGACCGGGCCATCCATCGCTTCCGCGTGGTCGACCGCTTCCTCGGGACTCGTCGCGAGGCGCGTCTCGACCGGGGAGATCCCGCCCGATTCGAGCAGTCGTGATCCTTCGTCCCACGTCAACACCCGCTCGGCGGGGAGCGCCGGCGTCTCGACTCTCGGGACCTCGGTCAGCGACCGCGTCGACTCTCGCTCTGTCCGCTCGCCGAAGCGGACCAACGAGGCCAGCGCGTCGAGACACCGGCCAGGGTCGTAGTACAGCGGCGTCTCCCGGCGCACCCGATCGTAGGGCAGCGGCGACCCATCCCCGGGTTCGGGCTCCTTCCGTCCGGTCCAGAGGAAGAGGACGGGATCGTCGGCCATGTCTCTGACTCGGAGCATGGCGTCGGCGATGTCCTCGGCGCGCTCGCCGACCGCGGGCAGTCCGACCGCGAAGACGTAGGCGTCGAAATCGTCGTCGGCGAACAGGACCTCCGCGATCTCGGGGAGGACGTCCGCGCCGTACCCCCGAATGTCGGCGGGGTTGTGCATCGCGCCGAAGGTCAGCAGGTCCTCCATGTCCAACAGCGCCTGCTCGGTTTCTCCCGCAAGCGGCGGGAGCGAGAGGTCGCGCTCGGCGGCCATGTCCGCGAGCAGGCTGGCGAGGCCGCCGCTGGTCGAGGCCAGACAGACGTTCGCGCTCTCGGGCGGGTCGAACGCCGTGTGGACCCGCGATCTGCCGAGTAGATCGGGGATGTCGGGGACGCGCTCGATTCCGGCATGCTCGAAGGCGGCGTCCCACGCGGCGGTGTCACCCGTCACCGACCCCGTGTGCGAGAGCGAGGCCTGCTCGGCGACGTCGGACCTACCGACCTTCGTGGCGAGCACGGGCGTTCCCCCCCGTACCGCCGCGCCCGCGCTCTCGACGAACCGCCGGGGGTCGTCGACCCCCTCGATGTAGGCGCAGACGACGTCGACGCGCTCGGAGCCGGCCATGAACCCGACGTAATCCGCCATCGAGAGGCTCGCCTCGTTGCCGGTGGCGACGATATAGGAGAAATCGATGTCCTCGTCTGCGGCCCGCTCGTAGAAGGTCGTAAAGGCGAGCGCGCCCGACTGGCTCACCAGCCCGATCGACCCTTTTCCGGGCTTTCGCGAGCACGTCGAGGTGATCACCGTCTCGTCGTGGGTGTTCGCGAGGCCGATCGTGTTCGGCCCGCAGATCGCCATTCCGTACTCCTCTGCGAGTTCGCCCAACCGCTCCTCGAGTGCCGCACCCTCCGCGTCGGCCTCGGCGAACCCGGCGGTGATGACCAGCGCGCTCGGAACGCCCATCCCGCCGGCGTCCTCAACGACGCCGAGGACGTACTCCCGGGGGACGCTTACCACCACCAGATCGACGACCGCCGGCACGTCGGTGATCGAGTCGTGACACGGCGCGCCCCACGCCTCCTCGCGGCCCGGATTCACGTAGTAAACGTCGCCGTCGTAGCCGTATTCCTGAAGATTTTCGACCAGGTTCGAGGAGTACCACGAGTCGGGACTCGCGCCGACGACCGCGATCGAGTCGGGCGCGAGAAGCGCGTCCATCCGCTCGGAGTTCATACTCGACCGTCCGAAGCCGCCACCATAACTCCTCTCCTCGCCCGCGCTCCGGACCGACGGTGGCGATAGGGATTCTCGGTAGAAACCAGAGACTCCAGATGAGCGAACCAGCCGCTGTGGTTCGAACGACTGGCGAAACAACGATAATCGGCAACGAGACTCCCTAGAGCGAGCGACTCGCCGTCGACGCTCCCGGCGGTCCAGTGGCCGAACGCGCCGGCCCCGCTCCCACGGCCATCGCCGACCCTCCCATCGGCGCCGCCCCAGACCGGCGATGGAACGCACGTCCCGGTCCGGGGATTGCGCTTTTCGCAACGCAGGCGGAAATGACTAAGATTTAAGTAGAACAACCCCCTCGTTCATACTGCCTTCGCCAGACCCGACGCTCGTGTGGGCACGTCAGGTTCTCGCCGCGACCATGAGTGGAAGGGAATGGCGTAGGTGTCAGAGGCACTACTTCTTACTCCCCGTCCCTTCCGAATTCCCAAATGCGTTCCATCGGCATAAGCGTTGCTGATACCGTACTATCAGTTGCGGATTACGCATCGATACGAAGGCAGGGCGTTTATTCAACAGTATTTATTCGTCATTTATGTCTCTCGCCGACGCCGATTTTTTTTTCGTCAGAATCTAGTTTGAAGTAGTTGAACGGCTGGCTGTACGAGCCGGTGACGATGTCGGACGTATGGATGGTCATCTCCAACTCGTTGAGCGCCTCGGTGATCGCGCCGAGGTCGCGCGTCCCGACGGCGACGACCTCGACCACGAGGTTCCGCTCGCCGGTGAGCATCTCGCGGACGCTCACGACGCCGTTGATCTCCAGGGCCTCCCGTGCCCGCTGACTCCGTTCGGAGGCGGAGACGGTGCAGACGAACTGGACGTGAAGCGGGAAGCCCGCGCGTTCGTAGTCGATCTGTGGCCCGTACCCCTCGATGATCCCGGCGTCCTCGAGCTGTCCGATCCGGTTGCGGACGGTGCTCGGCGAGACGCCGACCTCCGCGCTGATCTCGTCGTGGGTCGTGGTGCGCGCGTTCTCCTGGAGCATGTACAGGATGCCCCGGTCGACCTCGTCCAGAAGGAGCCGTTCGTCCTTCTCCCTGACCATGCCCGCCAATCGGGACGGACGGACAAGGATGTTTGGCCGCCCGGTCGATCCACCGACGACCCGACCTACGGGCGCGTCGACTCCCGGGCGAGCAGCCACAGCGAACACAGGAAGGCGAGCGCGACCGCGCCGGCGACGATGGCGAAGGCGACCCGGTAGCCGAACTCGGTGTAGACGACCGTGCCGCCGACGACGTCGCCCGTTCTGTAGGCGTCCAGCGCCACGCCCATCGCCGTCGGGAAGACGGTCGCGCCGACGAACCCGGCGGTGTTGACGGTCGCGGTGGCGACGCCGCTGGCGTCGGGCGGGTACCGCTCCTTGACGACCGAGAGGGCGAGCACCGCCGAGCCGACGAGGAATCCACAGAGAAAGTAGATCCCGGCGACGACCGAAAGCGGCGGTCGACCGACGACCGGAACGACCCCGAGCGCGAGCGCGAACAGCGCGAGGCCGACGCTCATGGGCAGGAGACGGCGTTCGATTCTATCGGAGAGCCAGCCGATCGCGGGCGGCCCGGCGAGCAGTCCGACCGACCCCAGCAGGGTGTAGTACGACGCGGTCGTCACGTCGAGGCCGTAGACGACCACGAGGTACGGCACGCCCCACAGGCCGATGAGCGTCAGAATCGTCCCCATGCCCGCGAAGAAGACGAACGAGAGGAGCCACTGGTCGCGGTCGCCCGCGAGCGCCCGCAGGTACGTGGCGGTTCCCGAGAGCGACACCGAGGGCTGTTCGGGGACGCCCTCGATGGGGTCGAGACCGGCGTCGGCGGGCGAACTCCGCGCGAGGGCGTAGACCGCGACGGCGGCGAGCAGGCCGACGGCCGCGAGTCCGAGTAGGGTTCGTCGCCAGCCGATCGTCGCGGCGGCGAGCGCGAGCGGCGTCGTCGCCAGTATCGCCCCGAGGCCGGCGACGCCGGCGGTCAGCCCCGTCATCGTCCCGAACTCATCAGTTCGAAACCAGTTCGCACAGAACCGGAGGATCGAGACGAAGATCACGCCGCTTCCCAGCCCGACCAGCCCCCGCGAGAGGAGCGCCACGAGGTAGCTCTCGCCCAGCGCGAACCCGACCGCGCCGACGCTCAGGACGGCCGCGCCGGCCGATCCGACGTGGCGGGGGCCGACCCGGTCAGCGAGCACGCCGGTCGGGATCTGGACGAGCGCGTAGACGAGGAAGAAGGAGGCGTGCAGCGTCCCCAACTGGGCGGCCGTCAGGCCGAAATCGGCGCTCAGACGCCCCGAGAGGACCGCCGTCGAGAGGCGGTGGAGGTTCACCAGCAGGAAGACCGTCGCGAGCGCCCCCCACGCGAGCCACCGGCGTCTCGTGGGGTCCGAGAGGACGTTCACTCCGGATACTCTCACGGACATCTCCTAAGCGTTGTGAAGGGGGTGACGAACGCCGGTTTCGAGCGCGGCGTCGACAGCGACTAAGTAGTATCGCGCCGTAGGCCGAAAGGCATGGCAGACAGTACCTTACAGGAGGAGCAGGCGCCGCTGAAGGAGGAGTACACGGAGAACCCCGAGGCCGCGAAGATCACGCTCTCGGCGACGGGCAGCGAGCAGGCGGACGTCCGCTCGTGCGACGTCGACATCGGGCGGGCGGTCTACGAGGCCGAACTCCACGAGGGCGCGGCGGGGCCGGGGACCGGCGCGTGTTCGGGCGACCTGCTGTTGGGGGCGCTCGCGGCGTGTTCACAGCTCACCGCCCAGGCGGTCGCCGACGCGTTCGACCTCGACGTCTCGATCGAGACGGAGGTGAGCGGCGACCTGGACCTGCGGGGGACGATGGGGATCGACGAGGACGTCCCGGTGGGGTTCGAGGGGATCCGGATGGACGTCACGGTCGACGGGGAGGTAGAGGAAGAAACCGCCGCGTCGCTCCAGCGCGCGACCGAGAAGTACTGCGTGGTGTACCAGACGCTCGCGAACGCGCCGACGATGGAGACGGACTGGCACTTCGAGTGAGCCGATACCGGCGGCTCCCGTCCGTGTGCGGGCTCACGACACGCGCGCCGATCGTCCGGACGTGACGGCGGAGGTGAATCTTTCGGCCGACGTCCGCTTACGATAACTAGACGAATCGTACAC
The nucleotide sequence above comes from Halalkalicoccus sp. NIPERK01. Encoded proteins:
- a CDS encoding Lrp/AsnC family transcriptional regulator codes for the protein MVREKDERLLLDEVDRGILYMLQENARTTTHDEISAEVGVSPSTVRNRIGQLEDAGIIEGYGPQIDYERAGFPLHVQFVCTVSASERSQRAREALEINGVVSVREMLTGERNLVVEVVAVGTRDLGAITEALNELEMTIHTSDIVTGSYSQPFNYFKLDSDEKKIGVGERHK
- a CDS encoding LLM class flavin-dependent oxidoreductase; amino-acid sequence: MKFGVYVNPQTAASETGRELREGMIRIAKTAEAAGFDQVMAGQHYLSDFTQLQLLPFLGRLTGELEGMEIATGIVLLPFYHPVEIAEQVATIDALHDGPTAFGVGAGYRDAEFEAFGIPKAERVPRLIEGLKLARRLLTEENVTHDGEFYAVEDAAIPIRPEEPIPVWLAANADRAVERAARLADAWLVNPHATVGEIADQKAQWYDPIREERGESSEVPVIREAFVAPTHEEAVGIAREHLEEKYRRYVSWGQDEAMEDANDLHRPFEDLAEDRFVLGTPAEVCAALERYEEDLDASHVVVRSHWPGLPYERACESIELMGDEVLPNV
- a CDS encoding acetate--CoA ligase family protein — protein: MNSERMDALLAPDSIAVVGASPDSWYSSNLVENLQEYGYDGDVYYVNPGREEAWGAPCHDSITDVPAVVDLVVVSVPREYVLGVVEDAGGMGVPSALVITAGFAEADAEGAALEERLGELAEEYGMAICGPNTIGLANTHDETVITSTCSRKPGKGSIGLVSQSGALAFTTFYERAADEDIDFSYIVATGNEASLSMADYVGFMAGSERVDVVCAYIEGVDDPRRFVESAGAAVRGGTPVLATKVGRSDVAEQASLSHTGSVTGDTAAWDAAFEHAGIERVPDIPDLLGRSRVHTAFDPPESANVCLASTSGGLASLLADMAAERDLSLPPLAGETEQALLDMEDLLTFGAMHNPADIRGYGADVLPEIAEVLFADDDFDAYVFAVGLPAVGERAEDIADAMLRVRDMADDPVLFLWTGRKEPEPGDGSPLPYDRVRRETPLYYDPGRCLDALASLVRFGERTERESTRSLTEVPRVETPALPAERVLTWDEGSRLLESGGISPVETRLATSPEEAVDHAEAMDGPVVLKVDSRDLPHRSDAGAVAVGVAPENAAERYTEVVTNAREYTDDAAEIEGVLVQKQANLDSSTEVLVGVSRDEGFGPVLTVAPGGELVELFGPGAGVTLLPPVDPDEVREAIARTPLFDLLSGYRGRPPGDVDSLTELVSRVGDLAVGASAPEIDELDLNPVLVGSDGISVVDVLVRTGP
- a CDS encoding OsmC family protein; this encodes MADSTLQEEQAPLKEEYTENPEAAKITLSATGSEQADVRSCDVDIGRAVYEAELHEGAAGPGTGACSGDLLLGALAACSQLTAQAVADAFDLDVSIETEVSGDLDLRGTMGIDEDVPVGFEGIRMDVTVDGEVEEETAASLQRATEKYCVVYQTLANAPTMETDWHFE
- a CDS encoding MFS transporter, which gives rise to MNVLSDPTRRRWLAWGALATVFLLVNLHRLSTAVLSGRLSADFGLTAAQLGTLHASFFLVYALVQIPTGVLADRVGPRHVGSAGAAVLSVGAVGFALGESYLVALLSRGLVGLGSGVIFVSILRFCANWFRTDEFGTMTGLTAGVAGLGAILATTPLALAAATIGWRRTLLGLAAVGLLAAVAVYALARSSPADAGLDPIEGVPEQPSVSLSGTATYLRALAGDRDQWLLSFVFFAGMGTILTLIGLWGVPYLVVVYGLDVTTASYYTLLGSVGLLAGPPAIGWLSDRIERRLLPMSVGLALFALALGVVPVVGRPPLSVVAGIYFLCGFLVGSAVLALSVVKERYPPDASGVATATVNTAGFVGATVFPTAMGVALDAYRTGDVVGGTVVYTEFGYRVAFAIVAGAVALAFLCSLWLLARESTRP